In Paenibacillus sonchi, a single genomic region encodes these proteins:
- a CDS encoding alpha/beta hydrolase family protein → MKRKMGIALIVLVLICAGALLYVLEQNTFDMKEQSIEISSPQGKLTGTLVLPRKAAGKLGLVLFIHGDGAINASHDDGYKPLWERLAAQGYASLSLNKRGIGGSEGNWLGQSIDDRVDEARQALAWARTQPMIDPSRIGVWGASQAGWVIPKLAGKEPLAFSILVSPAINWLTQGEYNTRRQMAKDGYSGDEISARVSYEQQVKELLKEGATYEEYVQAAHKDDVMSRERWTFVSKNFRADATADLQHFKTPVLLLLGEEDVNVDWKETEQIYRQKVSASLLTVKVFPDTEHSMLATRTAGSRLRAVLISLFAPRQITVNGYMEQIEQFLQEMKRTSGT, encoded by the coding sequence ATGAAAAGAAAAATGGGAATTGCACTCATCGTTTTGGTGCTCATCTGCGCAGGCGCGTTGCTCTATGTATTGGAGCAGAACACTTTTGATATGAAGGAGCAGTCCATTGAGATTTCCTCTCCGCAGGGCAAATTAACCGGCACACTTGTCCTGCCCAGGAAGGCGGCCGGCAAGCTGGGGCTTGTGCTGTTCATTCACGGCGATGGAGCGATTAATGCTTCCCATGATGACGGCTATAAGCCGCTATGGGAGAGGCTTGCTGCGCAAGGGTATGCTTCGCTGTCGCTGAACAAGAGAGGCATTGGCGGCTCCGAGGGGAATTGGCTCGGCCAGAGCATCGATGACCGGGTAGACGAAGCGCGCCAGGCGCTGGCCTGGGCCAGGACACAGCCGATGATTGACCCTTCACGGATCGGGGTGTGGGGAGCCAGCCAGGCCGGATGGGTGATCCCGAAGCTTGCGGGGAAGGAGCCGCTTGCCTTCAGTATTCTGGTATCTCCGGCGATCAACTGGCTAACCCAGGGCGAGTATAATACACGCAGGCAGATGGCAAAGGACGGATACTCCGGGGATGAAATTTCTGCACGGGTATCATATGAACAGCAAGTGAAGGAGCTTTTGAAAGAGGGCGCTACGTATGAGGAATATGTACAGGCCGCACATAAGGACGATGTGATGTCCCGGGAGCGCTGGACTTTTGTGAGCAAAAACTTCAGAGCCGACGCAACCGCCGATCTGCAGCACTTCAAAACTCCTGTGCTTCTGCTGCTGGGGGAGGAGGATGTGAATGTAGACTGGAAGGAAACGGAACAGATATACCGCCAAAAAGTAAGCGCATCCTTGCTCACGGTTAAGGTTTTCCCGGATACCGAGCATTCCATGCTGGCTACCCGAACCGCCGGTTCCAGGCTGCGTGCCGTACTCATCAGCCTGTTCGCGCCAAGACAAATTACGGTTAACGGGTATATGGAGCAAATTGAACAGTTTCTGCAGGAAATGAAACGGACTTCCGGAACATAG
- a CDS encoding GNAT family N-acetyltransferase, with amino-acid sequence MTMAQNHITIAPMQAKYNRQVSHLLVHAFHSKFYPLTRLEPGGLAALLEQLLDACPEEPASQRLVALHEGEVIGTLCLKRKAEADNIPAMDNEPARLPPMKNITRDGKRKMFKLLTALHFLDHKPQEGECYIADLSVHPAARGQGVGRQLLHWAQHYACSDPHLNVLSLHVSGHNLGAKRLYEQISFRTQAEKRSLVRLLLFHEWRWAYMVLPLQQTNIVSEQEEP; translated from the coding sequence ATGACTATGGCACAAAATCACATCACCATTGCGCCAATGCAGGCCAAGTACAACCGGCAGGTTAGCCATCTGCTTGTGCACGCGTTTCACAGCAAGTTTTATCCGTTGACGAGGCTTGAGCCGGGCGGGCTGGCGGCTTTGTTGGAACAGCTGCTGGATGCTTGTCCGGAAGAGCCGGCGAGCCAAAGGCTGGTTGCGCTTCACGAAGGGGAAGTCATTGGTACGTTATGCCTCAAGCGGAAAGCGGAGGCAGACAATATTCCGGCTATGGACAATGAACCTGCCCGGCTTCCGCCAATGAAGAACATCACCCGGGATGGGAAAAGGAAGATGTTCAAGCTGTTGACCGCCTTGCACTTTTTGGACCATAAACCGCAGGAGGGGGAATGTTATATCGCGGATCTGTCCGTTCATCCGGCGGCCCGCGGGCAGGGGGTAGGCAGGCAGCTGCTGCATTGGGCACAGCATTATGCCTGCAGTGATCCGCACCTGAACGTGCTGAGCCTGCATGTCTCCGGACATAACCTGGGCGCCAAGCGTCTGTATGAGCAAATCTCCTTCCGCACACAGGCGGAAAAGCGCAGCTTGGTGCGGCTTCTTCTTTTTCATGAATGGAGATGGGCGTATATGGTCCTGCCATTGCAGCAAACAAACATAGTTTCTGAACAAGAGGAGCCCTGA
- a CDS encoding LytR/AlgR family response regulator transcription factor, translated as MKIILVDDNPQMRSELKLLLETLPFAYEAILEAACDSGAIRLIERHNPDIIVTDAKLLISEASALERVNASQTHGTIIVTSSYEFILDAFCKGGMDTLLKPVAKEELKYAVLRAANGIRQECLYGEPGVTPAR; from the coding sequence ATGAAAATCATACTTGTTGACGACAACCCCCAAATGCGCAGTGAATTGAAGCTTTTGCTGGAGACGCTGCCCTTTGCATATGAAGCGATTCTGGAAGCCGCCTGTGATTCCGGGGCCATCCGGCTGATCGAGCGCCATAACCCGGATATCATTGTGACGGATGCCAAGCTGCTGATCAGCGAAGCAAGTGCGCTGGAACGGGTGAATGCCAGCCAGACTCATGGCACAATCATTGTCACCAGCAGCTATGAATTTATCCTCGATGCCTTCTGTAAAGGCGGGATGGACACTCTGCTCAAGCCTGTTGCCAAGGAAGAGTTGAAATATGCTGTACTTAGAGCGGCCAATGGCATAAGGCAAGAATGCTTGTATGGTGAGCCGGGGGTTACTCCTGCGAGGTAG
- a CDS encoding DUF1330 domain-containing protein, whose amino-acid sequence MSAYVIFIREQSHNPEELRIYSQKAPGGLAGHPVTPLAVYGTHEVIEGPAIEGAAILEFPSFEEAKVWYYSPAYQEAVQHRLRGGTYRGIIIEGVPAAASQS is encoded by the coding sequence ATGAGCGCCTATGTTATTTTTATCCGTGAGCAGAGCCATAACCCGGAAGAGCTCCGCATCTATTCACAAAAAGCGCCTGGCGGTCTGGCAGGCCATCCCGTAACCCCGCTTGCGGTGTATGGAACCCATGAAGTGATCGAGGGTCCCGCTATTGAAGGAGCGGCTATTCTTGAGTTCCCCAGCTTTGAGGAAGCTAAGGTCTGGTATTACAGTCCCGCTTACCAGGAGGCGGTACAGCATCGGCTCCGGGGCGGGACCTACCGCGGGATCATTATTGAAGGCGTGCCCGCAGCCGCATCACAATCATAA
- a CDS encoding TetR/AcrR family transcriptional regulator, whose product MDNQVYLKILKCFGAKGTRFTTEDLARELGTSKRTVYTYFSSKDEMIEKTIDFVFSQIIQSDTEILEDAGLPVQEKIRLYFQNIPDAYSIGTIIRHMDDFQRYYPRLYEKVNHHLDRIWDGVIELVEEGMNRGELHKVDTVILKLMLNETLKKLLDYEFIAGHQVSFESGIKAMSDIVLYGLIKAEPL is encoded by the coding sequence ATGGACAACCAGGTCTATTTGAAAATTTTAAAATGCTTTGGAGCCAAAGGCACGCGGTTTACCACAGAGGATCTGGCGCGAGAACTGGGCACGAGTAAACGCACAGTGTATACCTACTTTTCGAGCAAGGATGAAATGATAGAGAAAACGATTGATTTTGTCTTTTCGCAGATTATCCAATCCGATACGGAAATCCTGGAAGATGCAGGACTCCCGGTTCAGGAGAAGATACGGCTTTATTTTCAGAATATCCCCGACGCCTATTCGATTGGCACGATTATCCGGCACATGGATGACTTTCAGCGGTATTATCCCCGGCTCTACGAGAAGGTGAATCATCACCTGGATAGGATCTGGGATGGCGTCATTGAACTGGTGGAGGAAGGGATGAACCGCGGCGAGCTGCACAAGGTGGACACCGTCATTCTTAAGCTTATGCTGAATGAGACTCTGAAGAAGCTGCTGGACTATGAGTTTATTGCGGGCCATCAGGTCAGCTTCGAATCCGGCATCAAGGCTATGAGTGATATTGTTTTATACGGCCTGATCAAAGCAGAACCATTGTAA
- a CDS encoding AraC family transcriptional regulator translates to MFYLLENLYYLAGTVNTMDLRLHACAYSFHTLPFKTSFTPPPFFLFRLQVVGSCRALVNGKMSIIEPGDLLIYRPGEPYHLEVEEMDGKIESGDYYLLCEGSWIEEWWKAQSRPIQQRIHMDTGMLSLWQQLYIEQHRIVQRNPELIRHLLCALCLSLDRLAVDAVSRQDPEGRSNELVVLMRRYINVNALRRLRVEEVARAAGLSVSRAVHLFKKLTGFTIIRYTQEIRLSNAMERIRYTDLSLENIAGTCGFGTYSYFHKVFKARYGISPKEARNRPPDSMLEGTYVIPGGDQNLSGLSEDARKFLTT, encoded by the coding sequence ATGTTTTATCTGCTCGAAAATCTCTACTATTTGGCTGGGACGGTGAACACCATGGATTTGAGGCTGCATGCCTGCGCGTACTCTTTTCATACCCTTCCATTTAAAACCTCCTTTACACCACCGCCTTTTTTTCTGTTCCGGCTGCAGGTAGTGGGCAGCTGCAGAGCGCTGGTGAACGGGAAAATGAGTATCATTGAACCTGGAGATCTGCTGATCTACCGCCCCGGAGAACCGTACCATTTAGAGGTGGAGGAAATGGACGGGAAGATTGAGAGCGGCGATTACTATCTGCTGTGCGAAGGCTCATGGATCGAAGAGTGGTGGAAGGCCCAGTCCCGTCCGATCCAGCAGCGGATACATATGGATACCGGAATGCTGTCCTTATGGCAGCAGCTCTATATCGAGCAGCACCGGATCGTGCAGAGGAATCCTGAACTGATCCGGCATCTGCTCTGCGCTTTATGCTTGTCGCTAGACCGCTTAGCGGTAGATGCCGTCTCCCGGCAGGACCCGGAGGGGCGTTCCAATGAGCTGGTGGTGCTCATGCGGAGGTACATTAATGTTAATGCGCTGCGCCGCTTGCGGGTGGAAGAGGTTGCCAGGGCTGCCGGGCTGAGCGTGTCCCGGGCGGTCCATCTTTTTAAAAAGCTGACCGGCTTTACGATTATCCGCTATACCCAGGAGATCCGGCTGTCCAACGCCATGGAACGTATCCGCTATACCGACTTAAGCCTGGAAAATATCGCCGGGACCTGCGGATTTGGCACGTACTCCTATTTTCACAAGGTGTTCAAGGCCAGATACGGCATCTCACCTAAGGAAGCGCGCAACCGGCCGCCTGATTCTATGCTGGAAGGCACCTATGTCATTCCCGGCGGGGATCAGAACCTCTCCGGACTTTCGGAAGATGCGCGGAAGTTTTTGACGACTTGA
- a CDS encoding metallophosphoesterase family protein, with protein sequence MKKQASPVKKRTLSSRTARARTAGPSAKAQIIRFAVIGDSHVGYGNSSSIFKNLLPKAVAGVKPRFVIFGGDNAQAGADHGNHADAFYKDFKDTVTSTLGNIPYKASIGNWEASTVNLFTKYLGAVSGKMNFPGTQGKVKYVWLDCALGRFTPASINLLTNLDDQHYYIIDFHWPLKVSGITVESSHVLSGAETGRFFASIPAKARDKVLAIFTHHGHLFYRKLNNIYPGFTQTKFFVCGCSGDYKCKPNGDRGYYDAALTINGNQASIEAFRIKAV encoded by the coding sequence ATGAAAAAGCAGGCTTCACCTGTCAAAAAAAGAACTCTGTCCTCCAGAACTGCACGTGCACGGACAGCCGGCCCATCGGCCAAAGCCCAGATTATCCGTTTTGCGGTGATCGGGGACAGCCATGTGGGATATGGGAACAGCTCCAGCATCTTCAAGAATCTTCTGCCTAAAGCGGTCGCTGGCGTGAAGCCGAGGTTTGTGATATTCGGAGGCGACAACGCGCAGGCAGGTGCGGATCATGGGAATCATGCGGATGCTTTTTACAAAGACTTCAAGGATACCGTGACCAGCACACTTGGCAATATTCCTTACAAAGCTTCGATAGGCAATTGGGAGGCAAGTACGGTGAATCTGTTCACCAAATATCTGGGGGCCGTCTCAGGGAAAATGAATTTTCCGGGGACACAGGGCAAGGTGAAGTATGTGTGGCTGGATTGTGCGCTCGGACGGTTCACTCCAGCCAGTATAAATCTGCTTACGAATCTGGATGACCAGCATTATTATATTATTGATTTTCATTGGCCCTTGAAGGTAAGCGGGATTACGGTTGAGTCCAGCCATGTGTTAAGCGGGGCCGAGACGGGCAGATTTTTTGCTTCGATTCCTGCCAAGGCGAGAGACAAGGTGCTGGCGATTTTTACCCACCATGGACATTTATTTTACCGCAAGCTTAACAATATCTACCCCGGCTTTACCCAAACTAAGTTTTTCGTCTGCGGGTGCTCCGGGGATTATAAATGCAAGCCGAACGGGGACCGGGGTTACTATGATGCAGCTTTGACGATCAACGGGAATCAAGCCAGTATTGAAGCGTTTCGGATTAAGGCTGTGTAG
- a CDS encoding MerR family transcriptional regulator has product MRNEITISELAQLMNVSVHQIRYFEDKGLLLPAYISGNQYRMYSMEQIYQLAHILLLRKLGLPVQAVKACMTDFGPDEIRQMLQTSLENTQAEILRLQQLQLFIGKVLQEHRDFGQEMEAYRVKWREAVNLRRWFMLSPQTELAARQFAGKAGPELNLFEADIHYVFEGEGPAVLCTEATEEAGLLLPAGEYLCFQFLAAGEDELEQRMEQFSAYAADRTLHRTGPLVLIEKSYLSLFSQDRLHYELLQRIGTV; this is encoded by the coding sequence ATGAGAAATGAGATTACCATCAGTGAGCTGGCCCAGCTTATGAATGTGTCCGTGCATCAGATCCGCTATTTCGAAGACAAGGGTTTGCTGCTGCCAGCTTATATTAGCGGCAACCAATACCGGATGTACAGCATGGAACAGATCTATCAGCTGGCCCATATTTTGCTGCTGCGGAAGCTGGGGCTGCCGGTTCAGGCGGTCAAGGCATGTATGACGGATTTTGGCCCGGACGAGATCCGGCAAATGCTCCAGACCTCTTTGGAGAATACGCAAGCGGAGATTCTGCGGCTCCAGCAGCTTCAGTTGTTTATAGGCAAGGTACTTCAAGAGCATCGCGACTTCGGTCAAGAGATGGAGGCTTACCGGGTTAAATGGCGGGAGGCCGTGAATTTGCGGCGCTGGTTCATGCTCAGTCCACAGACTGAACTGGCTGCCAGGCAGTTTGCCGGTAAGGCCGGTCCCGAGCTCAACTTGTTCGAAGCGGATATTCATTATGTGTTCGAGGGGGAAGGTCCTGCTGTACTCTGCACAGAAGCCACGGAGGAAGCCGGTCTGCTGCTGCCAGCCGGAGAGTATCTTTGCTTCCAATTCCTCGCAGCCGGTGAGGACGAACTGGAGCAGCGGATGGAGCAATTCAGTGCGTATGCCGCAGACAGAACCCTTCATAGGACAGGACCTCTTGTGCTCATTGAGAAATCGTACCTTTCCCTGTTCAGCCAGGACAGGCTTCATTATGAGCTGCTGCAGCGGATCGGAACCGTATGA
- a CDS encoding cupin domain-containing protein, with the protein MTKHEEVKNGVIFPKGERNEAFAKYFVGQSYLKTLVADPKVNVGVGVVTFEPGCRNNWHIHRNGFQLLLVTGGEGWYQEEGQPAQLLKAGDVIVTHDGVKHWHGAATDSWFEHLAITAGTPEWLEPVSDEQYNKL; encoded by the coding sequence ATGACAAAACATGAGGAAGTCAAAAATGGCGTGATTTTCCCCAAGGGAGAGAGGAATGAAGCTTTTGCCAAATACTTTGTCGGACAAAGTTACCTAAAAACGTTGGTTGCCGATCCTAAAGTTAATGTTGGGGTTGGAGTCGTGACCTTTGAACCGGGTTGCCGGAATAACTGGCATATCCACCGTAATGGGTTTCAGCTGTTATTAGTAACTGGCGGTGAAGGCTGGTACCAGGAAGAAGGACAACCAGCCCAATTGCTGAAAGCAGGTGATGTTATTGTTACCCATGATGGTGTTAAACACTGGCATGGTGCAGCAACTGACAGTTGGTTTGAACATCTTGCAATCACTGCAGGTACACCGGAATGGCTGGAGCCAGTCTCAGATGAGCAGTATAACAAGCTTTAA
- a CDS encoding GNAT family N-acetyltransferase, giving the protein MDHISITHGSPKSASGGRLLGMALDYMAYPVIGTADKALIENTLQKLWVLGKNRFSHQYAFEARLDNRTIGIVSCYPVSVMDKLAWPTARELLKLRKWKLIKHSLLHLQELWSMVSLNEGRADEYHIGALAALPESRGYGVGSKLIHYAEDKARLSNYGKCSLTVRQENFRAIKLYERLGYRITDSIEKKPYYLYRMVKPLPRILT; this is encoded by the coding sequence ATGGATCATATTTCAATCACACATGGCAGCCCCAAATCGGCGTCCGGCGGCAGACTCCTGGGAATGGCACTGGATTATATGGCTTACCCGGTGATCGGAACGGCAGATAAAGCATTAATTGAGAACACCCTGCAAAAGTTATGGGTCCTCGGAAAAAACCGCTTCAGCCATCAATATGCTTTTGAAGCAAGGCTGGACAACAGAACGATAGGAATCGTCTCCTGCTACCCGGTATCTGTGATGGATAAGCTGGCTTGGCCCACCGCCCGGGAGCTGCTCAAACTGCGGAAATGGAAGCTCATCAAGCATTCGCTGCTGCATTTGCAGGAGCTGTGGTCTATGGTAAGCTTGAATGAGGGAAGAGCGGATGAATACCATATCGGAGCGCTGGCAGCTTTGCCGGAAAGCCGGGGGTACGGGGTAGGTTCCAAATTAATTCATTATGCAGAGGACAAAGCCAGGTTAAGCAACTACGGCAAATGCTCCCTGACCGTCCGGCAAGAGAACTTCCGGGCCATTAAGCTGTATGAGCGGCTGGGATACCGGATTACGGATTCCATCGAGAAGAAACCGTATTATCTGTACCGTATGGTAAAACCCCTCCCGCGCATCCTTACCTGA
- a CDS encoding sugar efflux transporter, translating to MLKRTRNLFLIPGYPVFLSCMMLQGMAISISSPFLAVYFTTKLGVSAGTFGIFTAITIISGVWLSMWIAQRSDSGLNRKKLMVTAMFFNALAFAGYLLIHEFYGLLLYMAVFTALGAPAMPQLFASAREAVNASKSADHAFANSTLRSMFSLGFIAGPLAGSALIHYFGFPGIFMSTVLIFLMNALLIMIFVKAPAAPPQTAGSKQQQRVRLLQNSRVLIPFLVLTLLYSGHWINNLNISLFITDTLGGDTQNVASVSSICALLEIPLMLVLGLLSAKYSARLLMVWGIALGAAYYIVVLFSTSLWQILAGQVLLAFFVAVISAIGISYIQDLLPDLPGYASTLYTNSTTIGRLFGSLAGERRRSGSGTETPIGYACCWEWSLWPCLHSPAFGGRRGHPFNQYHITGGICNENHTC from the coding sequence ATGTTGAAACGAACCCGTAATCTTTTCCTGATTCCAGGCTATCCCGTCTTTTTGAGCTGCATGATGCTGCAGGGGATGGCTATATCCATCAGCTCCCCTTTTTTGGCTGTTTACTTCACAACTAAGCTTGGCGTATCCGCAGGCACCTTTGGTATTTTCACAGCAATAACCATCATAAGCGGCGTATGGCTCAGCATGTGGATTGCCCAACGTTCCGACAGCGGATTGAACCGTAAAAAGCTGATGGTCACCGCCATGTTTTTTAATGCGCTTGCTTTTGCCGGCTACCTCTTGATCCATGAGTTCTATGGGCTGCTGCTGTATATGGCCGTATTCACAGCTCTTGGCGCTCCGGCCATGCCACAGCTGTTCGCCAGTGCGCGTGAGGCTGTTAATGCCAGCAAGTCCGCAGATCACGCTTTTGCCAATTCTACGCTTCGTTCCATGTTTTCACTCGGTTTTATTGCCGGTCCGCTGGCCGGCTCAGCTCTGATCCATTATTTCGGATTCCCGGGGATCTTCATGAGCACTGTGCTGATTTTTTTGATGAACGCCCTGCTGATTATGATCTTTGTAAAAGCCCCTGCCGCTCCGCCGCAAACCGCGGGCAGCAAGCAGCAGCAGCGGGTCAGGCTCCTTCAGAACTCCCGGGTCCTGATTCCCTTTCTGGTATTGACGCTGCTCTATTCCGGGCATTGGATCAACAACTTGAACATTTCCTTGTTTATTACAGACACGCTCGGCGGGGACACACAGAATGTGGCATCGGTATCGAGTATTTGCGCACTGCTTGAGATCCCGCTGATGCTTGTACTGGGCCTCCTGTCCGCCAAATATTCCGCCCGCCTGCTTATGGTCTGGGGGATTGCGCTGGGAGCGGCTTACTACATTGTCGTGCTGTTCTCAACTTCATTGTGGCAAATCCTCGCCGGACAGGTGCTGCTTGCCTTCTTCGTAGCAGTTATTTCTGCCATTGGCATCAGCTATATTCAGGATTTACTCCCGGACCTGCCCGGATATGCTTCAACGCTGTACACCAACTCCACTACCATCGGAAGGCTGTTTGGAAGCCTGGCTGGGGAGCGGCGGCGCAGTGGTTCGGGTACAGAAACGCCTATTGGGTATGCCTGCTGCTGGGAATGGTCTCTCTGGCCTTGCTTGCACTCCCCGGCATTCGGCGGCAGAAGAGGCCACCCATTCAACCAGTATCACATAACAGGAGGAATCTGCAATGAAAATCATACTTGTTGA
- a CDS encoding TetR-like C-terminal domain-containing protein — protein sequence MEEFNEEVDPSEERNLELTEVVMLQFMGTAYVGVVEWWITHGMPHSPTEMAKQVGILLERIV from the coding sequence ATCGAAGAGTTCAATGAAGAGGTGGACCCTTCCGAAGAGCGGAATCTGGAATTAACAGAAGTGGTCATGCTGCAATTTATGGGAACTGCTTATGTAGGGGTGGTTGAATGGTGGATTACGCACGGGATGCCCCATTCGCCTACAGAAATGGCAAAGCAAGTAGGGATTTTGTTAGAAAGAATTGTGTAG
- a CDS encoding SDR family oxidoreductase, with amino-acid sequence MAAAYKDPLHEFEGKRVLVTGGTRGMGEAIAKRLAASGATVLTTARTLPADLQEPGLFVQADIATPEGVEQVVHGVKEVLGGIDILVNNVGGSSTPPGGALVLTDEDWLQALNWNLLAAVRLDRGLLPMMLEQGSGAIVHISSIQRRLPLYETTLAYAAAKAALSNYSKGLSNEFSPRGIRINTVAPGFIQTKAAEAMIDRIAQTAGSREAALQQLMDSLGGIPLGRPGLPEEVGELVAFLVSDRAASITGSEYVIDGGTIPTV; translated from the coding sequence ATGGCAGCAGCTTATAAAGACCCGTTACATGAATTTGAAGGGAAAAGAGTACTGGTGACCGGAGGAACCCGGGGCATGGGAGAAGCCATTGCCAAAAGACTGGCAGCCAGCGGAGCAACAGTACTGACGACAGCCCGCACGCTGCCTGCTGATCTTCAGGAGCCGGGGCTGTTCGTGCAGGCGGATATTGCCACACCTGAAGGAGTGGAGCAGGTCGTTCACGGGGTAAAAGAAGTGCTCGGCGGGATTGATATTCTGGTGAACAATGTGGGAGGCTCCAGCACGCCTCCGGGCGGGGCGCTAGTCCTGACCGATGAAGACTGGCTGCAGGCCTTGAACTGGAATCTGCTCGCCGCCGTCCGGCTGGACCGAGGGCTGCTGCCGATGATGCTGGAGCAGGGCTCCGGTGCCATCGTCCATATTTCCTCTATTCAGAGACGTCTGCCGCTGTATGAAACTACACTGGCCTATGCCGCAGCCAAAGCAGCTCTGTCCAACTACAGCAAAGGCTTGTCCAATGAGTTTTCGCCGCGCGGCATCCGCATTAATACCGTGGCTCCGGGCTTTATCCAGACCAAGGCGGCGGAAGCGATGATTGACCGGATTGCCCAGACGGCAGGAAGCCGCGAGGCTGCCTTACAGCAGCTGATGGATTCACTTGGCGGCATCCCTCTTGGCCGTCCCGGCCTGCCGGAGGAGGTTGGTGAGCTGGTGGCATTCCTGGTGTCTGACCGGGCAGCTTCGATTACAGGCAGTGAATATGTGATTGACGGAGGAACGATTCCGACGGTGTAA